The following proteins are encoded in a genomic region of Caldicoprobacter guelmensis:
- a CDS encoding endonuclease/exonuclease/phosphatase family protein translates to MRRKGIHGFMVFLIALFTVCQLVAFLNFRTGYVIRHEDFVEVSIEPPHPADRGDASRGRVDDQLVDGDDMQSQDDKEILLLSFNIRHGVDHKGRESLRSIIEEIKGSKAHIIALQEVDYYMPRSRFKNQAREIASALGFYYVYGETINVLGIKYGNAIISVYPIIEHQNIRLYSSSLEKRAILKAKVSIEGDIYHILNVHLGLKREERQRQIEEINGIVENLKGNVILMGDFNEQAYSLDGQSISDSLVDTAIIKQKEYLNTYAFYSDTPNTRIDRIYVSKDIEVIDHFVVPSKTSDHSMVFALISHKKNKKAGII, encoded by the coding sequence GTTATGTGATCCGCCATGAGGACTTTGTGGAGGTATCGATAGAGCCGCCCCATCCCGCTGACAGGGGCGATGCGTCAAGGGGAAGGGTCGATGACCAGTTGGTGGACGGTGACGACATGCAAAGTCAAGATGATAAGGAGATACTGCTTTTGAGCTTCAATATACGCCACGGAGTGGACCATAAGGGTAGAGAGAGTTTAAGGTCAATAATAGAGGAGATAAAAGGTTCCAAAGCACACATCATTGCGCTTCAAGAAGTGGACTATTACATGCCACGGTCTAGATTTAAAAATCAGGCACGCGAGATTGCATCAGCTCTGGGATTTTATTATGTATACGGTGAGACCATAAACGTGCTGGGGATAAAATACGGTAATGCCATTATAAGTGTGTATCCCATTATAGAACACCAAAATATCAGGCTGTATTCCAGCTCATTGGAAAAGAGGGCGATTTTAAAGGCAAAGGTCAGCATAGAAGGGGATATATATCACATATTAAACGTGCACCTAGGTTTGAAACGAGAGGAGCGCCAGAGGCAGATAGAGGAGATTAACGGCATAGTTGAGAATTTAAAAGGGAATGTCATTTTAATGGGCGATTTCAACGAACAAGCGTATTCTCTAGATGGACAATCCATAAGCGACAGCTTGGTGGATACGGCTATCATCAAGCAAAAGGAGTATTTGAATACCTATGCATTTTACAGCGATACACCCAATACCCGCATTGACCGCATATATGTAAGCAAAGATATAGAGGTAATAGATCACTTCGTTGTACCTTCGAAAACCTCGGATCATTCCATGGTTTTTGCATTGATTTCGCACAAAAAGAACAAAAAAGCAGGAATTATCTGA
- a CDS encoding NfeD family protein — protein sequence MSKGNFINKKYGLGLVLGFMIVAVWAAGALALADNDRVYVVPIQGEITPAMAAFVEKQVRLANADNAGGILFVISTLGGRVDAAFNIKKALLESKVPTAVYIIDRAESAGALIAIASDTIIMAPGSHMGSAEPIPYTEKNVAAISGEFRSTAELKGRDPKIAAAMVDRTIEIPGIKEKGSLLDLTIQEALKCGYADAIAKNVDDALSHLGWADAQIYRVEPDFKIKIAQFLTRTDVSSLLLLVGMIAILIEVFVPGFGLPGIIGVICFGLYFGGNFLAGYTEWWSIMLFVIGLILLAIELAVPGFGVFGIGGIIAILGGLVFSASDFAKGMMAVGIALLAAIIAIPILYGLFGGPRLLRKLVLTEKVVTVKEAQPMQKAGHVQLVGKAGSVVTPLRPAGIVEIEGVKYDVVSDGEFILPGEKVKVVEVEGSKIVVTRL from the coding sequence ATGTCAAAGGGGAATTTTATAAATAAAAAATACGGGCTTGGGCTTGTCTTGGGGTTTATGATTGTGGCTGTGTGGGCGGCAGGTGCGTTAGCTCTGGCAGATAATGATAGGGTTTATGTGGTTCCCATACAGGGGGAGATAACGCCTGCCATGGCTGCTTTCGTTGAAAAGCAGGTTAGGCTGGCAAATGCCGACAACGCTGGTGGCATACTCTTTGTGATATCCACGCTGGGAGGAAGGGTGGATGCTGCTTTTAACATAAAGAAGGCCTTGCTTGAATCGAAAGTACCGACTGCTGTGTATATCATTGACCGAGCCGAGTCTGCTGGAGCGCTGATAGCCATAGCTTCTGACACCATAATAATGGCACCGGGCAGCCATATGGGTTCGGCAGAACCTATACCATACACTGAAAAGAACGTGGCAGCAATAAGCGGCGAGTTCAGGAGCACTGCTGAGTTGAAGGGGAGGGACCCCAAAATTGCTGCTGCTATGGTAGACAGAACGATAGAGATACCGGGTATAAAGGAGAAGGGTTCTTTGCTGGACCTGACTATTCAGGAGGCTTTAAAGTGCGGGTATGCGGATGCCATCGCTAAAAATGTGGATGACGCGCTTTCACATTTAGGGTGGGCAGATGCGCAGATATACAGGGTGGAGCCCGATTTTAAGATAAAAATAGCCCAGTTTTTGACTCGTACCGATGTGTCATCTCTCTTGTTGTTGGTTGGCATGATAGCAATACTTATCGAGGTTTTTGTGCCTGGATTTGGATTGCCTGGCATTATAGGCGTGATATGCTTTGGCTTGTATTTTGGAGGGAATTTTCTGGCTGGTTATACCGAATGGTGGTCTATAATGTTGTTTGTAATAGGTCTTATTTTACTTGCAATTGAGCTGGCTGTTCCCGGATTTGGCGTATTTGGCATAGGCGGGATTATCGCTATATTGGGAGGGCTGGTATTTTCTGCTTCAGATTTTGCAAAAGGGATGATGGCAGTAGGGATAGCTTTGCTGGCCGCTATTATTGCCATACCTATACTGTATGGGCTGTTTGGCGGACCCAGGTTGCTTAGAAAGCTGGTTTTAACCGAGAAAGTGGTGACGGTGAAAGAAGCCCAACCAATGCAGAAGGCAGGGCATGTACAGCTTGTAGGCAAAGCCGGAAGTGTGGTAACCCCGTTAAGGCCGGCTGGCATCGTGGAGATCGAGGGAGTCAAATACGATGTGGTGTCGGATGGTGAATTTATTTTGCCGGGTGAGAAGGTGAAAGTGGTGGAAGTTGAGGGTTCAAAGATTGTCGTCACCAGGCTGTAA